Below is a genomic region from Miniphocaeibacter halophilus.
GCAAAAATAAAACCTCATAAGGTAAATGATGCAATGAGATTATTTTCTGAAGATAGATACAATGTAGATGTATTAAAAATGGAAGTACCTGTAAATATGGATTATGTTGAAGGTTACGGAGAAGATTATATATATACAAGAGAAGAAGCTTTACAATATTTTAAAGAACAAAGTCAAGCATCAGATTTACCATTTATATTTTTAAGTGCAGGTGTTTCAACAGAGATGTTCCAAGAAACATTAAGATTTGCCAAGGAAGCCGGCTCAACTTTCAATGGAGTTTTATGTGGTAGGGCTACCTGGGCTAAAGGTGTAGATGCCTTTATGGAATCAGAAGAAAAAGGATATGAATGGTTAAAAACAGAAGGTAAGAAAAATATAGAAGACTTAAATAAAGTTATAGAGGAAACAGCTACCCCTTGGACCGATAAATTAGCTTAAGATATGAAACTAGAAAAGAAGAATAAAATACCGCTTTATTCATTATTAGTTGACATATTGGTATCTGAAATGGAGCTTATGAAACCGGGGGATAGGCTTCCATCTGAAAGACAGTTGTGTAGATTATATGGTTTAAGTAGGACAACAGTAAGACAGGCAATATCGGAACTTGAATTAAACGGATATATAGAGAGAATTCACGGGAAAGGCACCTTTGTTGCTACAAGAGATAGTAAAAAACATAATTTGTCTGATTATTATAGCTTTACAGAACAGATGAAAAGCATAGGGAAAAAACCAAAGACAACTGTTTTAGAGTTCCACATTGAAAGATCTAATAAGTTTGTTTCCGATAAATTAAAAATTAAAGAAGGAGATAAGGTTATAAGATTTATAAGGATTAGAGAAGCTGATGGAACTCCAATGATGTTGGAAACTACATTTATTCCCTATAATGATTTTTCTAAAATTACAAAAGATACTTTAAATGAATTACCACTATACGATATTTTTGAAAAAATGTATAATAGAAAAATACATCATGTTGAGGAAGATTTTTCAGCAAGTATAGTTGGAAAAGAAGAGGCTTTTTATTTAAAAGTAAGTCAAGGTGTACCTTGTTTAAGAATTAGAAGACTTAGTTATGATAATAAGGGAAAAATAATTGAGTACACTATAAGTTTTGCAAGAGGAGACCAATTTGCTTACAAGGTTTCTTATAATAGTTAAAAAACAAATATTTAATTTATACAAAAATGGTTCTTTATCAACCTAGTTGATAAAGAACCATTTTATTATTAAAAAAATTTTATTTTAAAATCTTCCGCCTTCTTTAGGATATCCATAGATAGTACCATCTTTTATTTCTATTTCATCATCCCAAGGAAGCTTATAAGTACCATTTGCCAAATCGTTAATATAAGTAAAATGAGTAGTTTTTTCTCCACCGGGCTCTGCTACATATCCTCTAGCCCCTAAATTATATATATTGTTTTCCAATCCCCAAGATTTTCTTGCGTTGTCAGCAAGAACAGGGAAAATTTCAGCTGTTATGATTTCGTTAGGATTTCTATCTCCTTGAACTAAAGTAGTGCCATCATAGTTACATACTTGTCCTTCTCCAAAATAATAGAAAGTATTATCGTATCCAGCTAGGTTAACGGAAATACTATACATTAAATTATGCCAAGCATTAGCAGCATTAGTCAACTTCCATTGTTCGTTAACTATTGTACTATAGCCGGATATTCTAATATAGACATTACATCCTTTATAGGCTGCTTCTCTTGCTAATTCAGGAAACATTCCATCATGACAAATGCAAACTGCCAGTTTACTGCCACCAGGACCATCACATACTGGTATACCTTCATTTCCAGGAGCCCAAGGTTCTATTGGATTCCAAGGAAAGACTTTTCTATATTTAAGTATTATCTCACCATTAGGGTCTATTATTATGGCTGTATTATAAGGGTTTTTATTTGGATCGGGATTTCTTTCCATAATTGAAAATACACCATACACTCCAGCTTCCTTACAAGCATCTGCCATAGCATCAGACTCCTTACCAGGAATATCACAAATAAATTCTTCAGTAGTCCATTTTTTTGTATTTAATCCTTGAAGACTATATTCTGGGAATATTATTAATTCTAAACCTGGATAACCCGACTTCATTGATTTTACCGTGTCTGTAATTACCTTTAATTGTCTATCAATATCTTCTCTTGAATTGATAATAGGAACTTGCAATTGTATTGCTCCAGCTAAAAAACCTAACTTTGGTTTATTGCTACTACCAGAACTACCCATATTTTTCCCTCCTAAAGAAAAACGTATTCCTACATAATTTAATTATGCTTCCTATCACCTACATTGTATAGTTGAAGCCTTTAAAAGTCAATTAAATCTTAAGAATAAGATTATGGGAGAGGGCGTGATTTTACCAATTTTACCAAGTAATAGAAGATACAAAAAAACCAACATTTTATGTACCTATCTCCTAATTTTTAGAGAATATACATATATGTTGGTTTAGGATTTTAATTATAAGAAATTCAAATTAGATTCCTTCAAAATCATCATTATTATTATCTTCTACAACAGGTAATTTGAAAACTGTAATACCTTCTTTACCGGTATTTATTATTGCATTGGAAAACTCTTCTAGGTCATCAATTGGTTCAAAAGCTGCAGTGTAGAGCATTTGGA
It encodes:
- a CDS encoding formamidase, encoding MGSSGSSNKPKLGFLAGAIQLQVPIINSREDIDRQLKVITDTVKSMKSGYPGLELIIFPEYSLQGLNTKKWTTEEFICDIPGKESDAMADACKEAGVYGVFSIMERNPDPNKNPYNTAIIIDPNGEIILKYRKVFPWNPIEPWAPGNEGIPVCDGPGGSKLAVCICHDGMFPELAREAAYKGCNVYIRISGYSTIVNEQWKLTNAANAWHNLMYSISVNLAGYDNTFYYFGEGQVCNYDGTTLVQGDRNPNEIITAEIFPVLADNARKSWGLENNIYNLGARGYVAEPGGEKTTHFTYINDLANGTYKLPWDDEIEIKDGTIYGYPKEGGRF
- a CDS encoding GntR family transcriptional regulator: MKLEKKNKIPLYSLLVDILVSEMELMKPGDRLPSERQLCRLYGLSRTTVRQAISELELNGYIERIHGKGTFVATRDSKKHNLSDYYSFTEQMKSIGKKPKTTVLEFHIERSNKFVSDKLKIKEGDKVIRFIRIREADGTPMMLETTFIPYNDFSKITKDTLNELPLYDIFEKMYNRKIHHVEEDFSASIVGKEEAFYLKVSQGVPCLRIRRLSYDNKGKIIEYTISFARGDQFAYKVSYNS